Proteins co-encoded in one Xiphophorus couchianus chromosome 3, X_couchianus-1.0, whole genome shotgun sequence genomic window:
- the LOC114139374 gene encoding protein lifeguard 1: MEQTNSSTDEGYELRPPPYSPSNYEQNSYSGMAYQVGKGNIAVISPPESYNNMIHPEDPSAFGGDQYGGQAPPLYANESEEIGFSVAAIRRGFIRKVYLTLMIQLLLTVGIICAFLYWDTLKTWVHENYWFSYTMMSVVVVLILVLSCCDNIRRQVPLNFIALGLFTVAEGLMLGSVAAYYEAEAVLWAMGATALVSFGMSLFAMQSKWDFTAGAGYLWMFAWSLFSFLLMCAIIRSQFLYIFYAYLGTVLFSLYLVFDTQLILGGKHRKYEISPEEYVFAALNLYLDIVTLFLLLLQIINFCR; this comes from the exons ATGGAGCAAACAAATAGCAGCACCGATGAAGGATACGAACTTCGCCCTCCTCCCTACAGCCCTTCGAACTATGAACAAAACTCCTACTCAGGAATGGCATACCAG GTTGGCAAGGGGAACATTGCAGTCATCTCCCCTCCTGAGTCCTACAACAACATGATCCATCCGGAGGACCCATCTGCATTTGGAGGTGACCAGTATGGTGGTCAGGCTCCGCCTCTATACGCCAACGAATCAGAGGAGATTGGTTTCAGTGTCGCTGCGATACGGCGAG GTTTTATACGGAAAGTCTACCTGACCTTGATGATTCAGCTGCTGCTTACTGTTGGGATCATCTGCGCCTTTCTTTACTG GGACACACTGAAGACTTGGGTTCATGAGAACTACTGGTTCTCCTACACCATGAT GTCAGTGGTGGTGGTCCTTATTCTGGTTTTGTCCTGCTGTGATAACATCCGTCGCCAAGTGCCCCTCAATTTTATAGCTCTGGGTTTGTTT acTGTCGCAGAGGGCCTGATGCTTGGATCTGTGGCAGC GTATTATGAAGCTGAGGCAGTTCTGTGGGCTATGGGCGCGACGGCTCTTGTTTCCTTTGGCATGAGTCTATTTGCCATGCAGTCAAAG TGGGACTTTACCGCTGGAGCTGGGTACTTGTGGATGTTTGCCTGGtccttattttcctttttactgaTGTGTGCCATCATCCGATCACAG TTTCTCTACATCTTCTACGCCTACCTGGGAACTGTGCTGTTTTCTTTA TACTTGGTGTTTGACACTCAGCTAATTCTCGGGGGGAAACACAGGAAGTATGAAATCTCTCCTGAGGAGTACGTGTTTGCTGCTCTCAACCTCTATCTGGACATCGTTACCTtgttcctcctcctgctgcaaatCATTAACTTCTGTCGTTGA